Genomic window (Flavobacteriales bacterium):
ACTAAGACCACGGAACAGACCTGAGACCCCTGGTCGTGTAAGGTGCGAGCATCTTCACATTCGGAGCCCGTAAGCAACGAGACCAGGATATTCGAAACGCGCCCTGTAAGGCGCGTTTCGTCATTTAGGGCGAGCTGCCGACCCCGTAAACAGAGATACTTCACTGCTTCGGATGGTCCGGAGCCGCTGTTCAATGCTCGATCACGATCGACTCTGCCGAGGCCCCGAGACCGGAAAGTATCTCGCTCAGGTGTTTGACGAAATCCGCCGGACCGCAGATGTAGAAGTGCTGATCAAAGTCCTGCACCAATGCGACCATGGTATCCCTGTCGATACGCCGCTCTTGGAACCCGATGACATGTTGCCTGGTGAAGATGTTGAGGAATTTTTTCCCCAGCATCTTGGTCAGTTCATCATCCAAGATCACGTCCGAGGCCGTCTGGTTGGAGCAGACCAGCGTATTGACGCCGAGCTTCTTCTTTTTCTTCAGGTCCCGCAGGATGGCGATGAACGGTGTAACACCCGCCCCTCCGGCAAAGAAATAGCCGGGACCTTGATAACTGATCGCTCCGAAGGGTTCCCCTAGGAACAGTTCATCGCCTTTGCGTGCCAGCCCTATCTGATGGGTAACACCTTGTCGGTCATCATAGATCTTGATGATGAACTCCAAGGTCCGTGAAGTGGTCAGCGAGGTGAAGCTGAAGGGGCGTGGCTTCCCCTCCCAATGTAGTACTCCCCAAAAACTGGACAGGTAGCTAAGGTGGCTAAACTTGTCCAAGGATGACCCGCAAAAGCAGAAGGAAGTTCACTCCCGCATTCAAGGCGCAAGTTGCGCTTGAGGCCGTGAAGGAGAACCATACGATGGCAGAGCTGGCGATGCGCTTTGGAGATCGCACCAGCACAGATCGGCCAATGGAAGAAGCAGTTGGCGGAGAACGCCGCTGGGGTCTTTGAAGGGACCCCGACGGCGTCCTCCGCCATGCCAGGTGGTCACGACCCCGAAAAATTGTTCGCCGAGATCGGCAGGTTGAAAATGGAGAACGACTTGCTAAAAAAACGGTCCGATGAGCGTGGCACAAAAGCGGCATGCCATTGCCACCGTTCAGGAAGGCAGCATCATGGAGCGCTGCCGGGCGCTGGACCTTGCACGCAGCAGCTTCTACTATCAGCCCAAAGGAGAAAGCGCGTTGAACTTGGAATTGATGCGTTTGATGGATGAAGAGTACACCAAGCATTGCTTCCATGGAGTGATCGGCATGCGCGACTTTCTGAGGCTTGAAAAGGGCTATTGGGTGAACGAAAAGCGGGTGCGCAGGCTCCTTCGGCTAATGGGCTTGGAGGCCGTTGCGCCCAAGCCTGACCTGAGCAAACCCGCCAACGGGCATAGGGTCTATCCCTACTTGTTGAGAGGTGTGCAGATTGAAGCTCCGGGGCATGTTTGGAGCACCGACATCACCTACATCGCCATGGGCAAAGGGTTCCTGTATCTCACCGCCGTGATGGACTGGCACAGCCGCTACGTGCTCTCTTGGCGATCAGCAACACCTTGGACACCTCCTTCTGTCTGGAAGCTTTGCATGGTGCGCTGTTGCAATATCCTGCACCAATGATCTTCAATACCGACCAAGGCAGCCAATACACCAGCGACCTCTTTACCGGGGCGTTGATCCAGGAAGGCATCAAGGTGAGCATGGATGGCAAGGGCCGGGCTACGGACAATGCGTTCATCGAACGACTTTGGAGAAGCGTGAAGCAGCAATGCGTCTATCGCCATAGCCCCGCCGATGGGAATGAGCTGCGCAGCCTTCTGGCCGAGTACTTCGCCTATTACAACCACCAACGACCACACCAGCACCTGGATGGACTGACCCCGGCACACCTTTACTTTGGTCTGCCCGATACCCGGAACCGTACCCTGACACCAAACCTTGTTGAACCCCAATTCACACTAACAACCGCCTGAAACCTGTCCAGTAAATCGGGAGTACCTCACAAGCCTCCTTCTTCAAGGCGAGCATAGCGGCTTGGCCCGGGGTGAAGGAGTAGCCTTCCGGCCTTTCCACCTTGAAACGCTTCACATTGTGGGTGATGAACGCCGTATCCAAGATCTTAACGCTATGCTTCGACATCAGGGACTCTTACAATAGACGGAGGTAAAAGGGGAACAGGGGTCAACTCAAGGACCTCTACCGAGAGGCTTGGTCCTACGCACAAGCCTGTGGCTTAGCTTTTCATATTATCGAACTGGAGGGGCACATCGAATTCCTCCCCTTGAACACTGTTCATCACGCCCTGCAGGTCGTCGATCTTCTTTCCGGTCACCCGTACCATGTCGTCCATGATCTGGGCTTGCACCTTCAACCCGGTCTCCTTGATGAACTTGACGATCTTCTTGGCGGTTTCGCGATCGATCCCCTGCTTCACCTTCACGGTGCGGTAGAGCAGTTTCCCGCTGGGCATTGGCTGATCGGAAAGATCATAGCTCTTCACATCGACCTTCTGCTTGGTACTGCGCTCCAGCAGGATGCTCAGGATGGAGTCCAGCTTAAGGTGATCCTCCGTGGACAGCTTTATGGAAAGTGCTTTCTTGTCGAACTCCACATTGCTGTTGCTGCCCCGCAGGTCGTACCGGGTTTCCAGCTCCCGCTTCACAGTATTGATGGCATTGTCCAAGGTTTGGGGATCCACCTTTGAAAGGATGTCGAAACTGGGCATGGCGCTAGGTTTGTCCGGAGTTTTGTTGTTGCGGACAGGTCCAAAGATAGTCGGGACATGCCGCTTGGGCAGGGCGTTGGACCCATTGGGCCACTACCCGCCAACGACTCTGACGACCGGATTAACCGATCACTTCCGCCTTCGGATAACGCTCCTTCCAGAACGCCAACTTCTTCAGGTCGGACAGGGTAATGATCGTGCGCTGGTCCAGCCTGACCTTGATCGCTTTGATCCCTTTCCGGACCGGCTGGGTAAGGATGAGCTTCTTTTTCTTGCGTGCCATTGTTCCGTGTTTTGCCAGATACATACGGAATAGCGTGCCAAAAGGCTCGCTATTCCGCTTCATTGGGATTTACTAACAAAATGTCGGTCCGGGCAGGGGCCCCACCGTCAATTTGGCGCGGATCCGGGGGAATTCTGGACGAGGGCCCGCATGGAAAGGAACGTTCGATCGATCAGATCCGCGCTTGATAACGGTGCAGTTCACTATACCGCCCGTTCAATGCGAGGAGTGTCTCATGATCTCCGCGTTCCACGATCAGCCCGCGCTCCACCACCAGGATCTGCGTTGCCCCGCGGATGGTGCTCAACCGGTGCGCGATGACAAAGGTGGTGCGGTCCTTCACCAGCTCCCGCAGGCTTTTCTGCACCAAGGCCTCGCTTTCCGTGTCCAAGTTGGAAGTGGCCTCGTCGAGGATCAGTATCACCGGATCGGCCAGCATCGCTCGGGCGATGGCCACACGCTGCCGTTGGCCACCGCTCAACTTCACGCCGCGCTCGCCGATCACCGTTTCCAGCCCCAGCTCGAACCGGTCGGAAAATTCATCCACATAGGCCCCACGCACCGCACGTTCCAACTCCTCCACCGTTGCTCCCGGACGGGGATAGAGGATGTTCTCCCGGATCGTTCCCTCGAACAGGAAATCATCCTGCAGCACCACGCCTAAGCGGCTTCTGTAACTGGCCAATGAGACTTTGGACAGGTCCTTCCCATCGATCGTGACCATACCGGAAGTCGGGGTGAGAAAGCTGGCCGCCAAACCGGCGATAGTGGTCTTTCCCGAACCGGAGCTCCCCACCAATGCCGTTACCGAACCGGGCGGGGCATCGAAGCTGATGCCATGCAGAACGTCCTTCCCCTCTTCGTAGGCGAATCGGACCTCCTTGAAGCGGATGTGGCCTTGAACATCCTCCAGTCGGACCGGGCGCTTCATGGGGTCGTCCTCCTCCGCCATCCCCATGATCTCCTCGGTACGGTCCAGCCCGGCGAAGGCCTCGGTCAATTGACTGCCGATGTTGCTCATTTGCACGATGGGTGCGATCATGAACCCGAGATAGAGGGTGAAGGAGAGAAACTCACCCAAGGTCAGCGTATCCTGGATCATGAAATAACCACCGATCCCCATGATCCCCGCAGAGGCCAGGCCAAGCAACAGCGTGGAGGAGCTGGTGATGAGCGCGGTGGTGGTGAGGCTCTTCCGGACGTTCTCGAACAAACGCCGCACCCCTTCCTCAAAAACGGCATGTTCATGCCCTTCCGCATTGAACCCCTTGATGATGCGCACACCATTGAGCGATTCGGTGAGGCGGCCCGTCACCTCGGCATTGATCACCCCGCGGGTGCGGAAGATCGGGCGCATCCGCCCGAAGGCCTTTCTGGCGATCAACGCGAAGAGCCCCACGGGGATCAAGGTCCAGAGGGTCATCACCGGACTGATGCGGATCAACAGGAACAAGGATGCCACGGCGGTGACCGTACCCCCAACGAGCTGCACCAGCCCTGTGCCGACCAGGTTCCGCACGCCTTCCACATCGCTCATGATGCGGGAGACCAATGCCCCGCTCTTCGTGCTGTCGAAAAAGTCCACGGGCAGAGAAAGGACTTTGCGTTGCACTTCCGCACGCAGGTCGCTGATCATCCGTTGCGCTTCCACGCTCAGCAAGCGGGTCAATAGGAAGGAGGTGATGCTCTGCACGACGATGGCGCCCACCACGGCCGCGATCACTACGCGCAACATGGCCAAGTCCTTGTGCATCACCACATCATCGATGAGGTATTTGGTGGCTCCAGGCAACACCAAGCTCGCCCCCCTGCTGATCAGGATCAACAAAAGCCCTGTAAGCACTTGTTTTCGACGTGGCCAGATGAACTTGCCGAACGCTTTGCGCCAGCCCATGGAAGGGCGGGATGTTCCAGCGGAACCGTTGGCCCCACCTTCGCGTGGCCGCATGCCGCGGGTCCGCTCAACACGGCCCGCCCGAACAACGTTCCTAAACACGGGTTCCTGAAAAAACGGGGGTCATATCACAAACGTCTTCCTTGCTTGACGTCGGCACTTGTCCCGATGTCCGCCGCTCAATCTTTGATCACCTCCGCCTTCGGGTAGCGCTCTTTCCAAAAGGCCAATGCCTTGGGATTCTTTACCATGACGACCGTGCGGGAGTCCAAGCGCACCTTGATGGCCTTGCCTTCACGGACAGGGGGAGTGAGTATGAGGTGCTTTCTTCGAGTGGCCATGACTTGCTGCTTAGGTCGGAGGAACACACGAGAGGCTTAATTGCCGCGCAGTGCGCCGGTTTTTTCATTGACCGGCTTCCCCAATAGTCGTGCAAAATAGAGCAATTTTCAGTATTTCCAAGCCCTCCGGAAGAAACACGGTCCAATGCCCCTCAGATCCAGCCGTTCAACTTGTAATAGGCAAGGGCGGCATATTCCCGGAGGCAGGTGATCTCCAGCTTCAGCTGGTTCCAGAAGTTGTACCGCAGATCGAGGTTGCCGGAAACATCGGGCACGTAATTCCTTCCACCGATCTTCCCGTGTGCATATCGGAGGTCGTCGAAGAGGGCATGGTCGAAAGCCGGGCTACCGCATGCCAGTGAAAAACCGGCCTTCCGAAACGTGAGAAGCGTACGGTACATGTTCTCCGGTGCCGTGACCAGCGCGATCCGGAGCGGCACCAGCCCGGGCCCGGAACGCAGCAGGTCCAGCGCCTGCTCGCGCGTGTTTCGGCCATGAAGCACCAAGGTGATGCGCTCCGGGGGTATGCCCTTCAAGCCGAGTTCGTGTACCATGGCATCCGCCAAAGCGGTGTCGTTCGGTAAAAGCAGGACAACGGGAGCGGACACGGTCTTTCGGGCCAACGCGGCGGCGGCGTTGCAGCGCATGAGCTCCGGGCCGGAAGGCATGCCACTTCCACCCAGAAGTACGATGGCCGCAGGATCGCCCGTACACGATCCACCGGCGGTGCCCAACCAACGGTGCGCATCGAACGGCAAACGGGTAAAGGCCAGCACCAGCATGGCCCCGGCGACCACACCAAGCACTATGCACGATGTTCTACAAACCGACTTCACCCGGCTCCAAGACCGGGCGGCCCAAGTGTCTGAAGAGGTAAGGCTATTGAATTTTGGCATCCTATACACCTTGGCCTACCGGCATGGCAGGACGGAATAGTACGCTCAACTGACCACCTACCCTGGCAATGGGCTGCCAACAGGAACGGCGCAGTCATGTCCCGGCTCACCATGGGCGGGATTCAGCTTGCCCGAACCAGCCCCGGGGGAAGTAACCGGTGAAGCGACGGGACTGACGGCTGGCGGCATGGTCACCGTTGCGGGGGTGGGACCGCTACCGTCCAACGGTGCACCGACGGGGATCTCACAACGGTGCCCGGGATCGCCGTGCGCGGGGTTCAGTTGGGCGCCCAGTGGGGCTTGCGTCTCCGCGGCCACGTCATTCACAGGTGCCGGCATTTCCACTTCCGTAGTGAGGGGTGGAACAACCGACTGCGGCGCAGGGTCATTGGCACAAGCGGCCATGATCAGGGCAGTAACTATCGCAATGCCCGAGAGGGTGGATGTGGTCGTTGTCATGAACGGTCAAGTAGATGATCTCGCGGTGAAAAACCACGGCAAGTGTTGCAAAGATACCCTTCAGAGGCCCGGCGGACCGGGCCGAAACGCAACACCATGCAGCAAGGCCCTGAGTCCTTGTCCATGGCCTCTTTCCAATGATCGCAACTGCTCCTGCCCGGTCAGTGCTTGAAGCGCACGAACAACCTGCCGAAGTTGTCGCTGTCCTTGTCGATGCGATGGTACAGCTTCTTCACCCGGGGCTGCTGCAAATAGCGGATGACCTTCTTCTTCAATTGCCCGCTCCCTTTTCCCGGGATGATCTCCAGCAAGGGAATCCTCCTGTCCACACAGTATTCCATGGCCTCGTCCAGGGCTTGGTCGATCTCCTTGCCCTTGTTGAAGATGTCATGGAGATCGAGCTTATGCTTAGCCATTGAAGGTGGAATGAGCGGGTGATGATACGCATGCAGTCGAATTCCTTGCGGGTCCGATATGCATCGGACCACGCTCCATTCCCTTCTTTAAGCGGGGGAGCCAGTTCCGGGAGAGTATTCTGAAAAGTGTGTCAAGGATAGTTTGACAAACCATTCAGAAACTTGCCCCATGAAAAAGAGAAAAGTTGAAAAAGAGAAGGCGTTCGACTACGCCAAGTTCGAGCAAGAAGCCATCCAAGGATTGACAGAAGGCAAGGGCCCGATCGGAGAACACGGTGTGCCACACCGGCCGCCTGCTTTCCGCCGCCTTCGAAGGGGAGATGGACGCATTTGGACCAGGAGAAGAAGCGGAGCAATAGGCGCAACGGCTACACCGACAAGACCGTGAGAACGGCACTGGGTCCCGTTTCGGTCAGGCCTCCGCGAGACCGCAACGGCAGTTTTGAGCCGACGATCATCAAGAAGTGGGACCGGTCGCTGGCCCCCGAACTGGAGAACCAGATCCTGCATCTGTACGGCAAGGGCACCAGCTACGAGGACATTGGGGACCATCTAAAGAAGATGTACGGGGTGAGCTACTCCCCATCGTTCATCAGCTCGATCACCGACCGGGTGTTCGAGGAGACCGAGACATGGCGCAACCGCCCGCTGGAAGAGGTGTACGTGGTCATTTATCTCGATGCGGTCCACTACAAGGTCCGGGAGAATAGAAAGGTGTTGACCAAAGCCGTTTACTCGGTATACGGGGTGAGGATGGACGGGGAACGTGATGTTCTCGGCTTGTTCATCGGCGATGCGGAAGGAGCACGCCATTGGGCGCGCGTTCTGGAGAACATCAAGGACCGCGGGGTAAAGGACTGCTGTTCTTCAGCGTGGACGGCCTGAACGGCTTCAGCGAGGCGATCCAAGGCGTATTCACGCGAGCGGTCGTGCGCTGCATCGTCCATATGGTGCGCACCAGCTTGAAGTTCGTCTCTGGAAGGACTACAAGACAGTTTGCCAAGGACTGCGTTCGACTACCAGCAGGATAGTCCCGAAGCGGCCTGGGAAAAGCTCCAGGAGTTCAAGGGAATGGGTAGGGAGATATCCGGAGCGGCCAAGTGGGAGAAAGACTGGTGCGAGCTAGCCCGTTCTTCGATCATCCCGATGCCATACGCAGGGTGATCTACACCACGAACCCGGTGGAGGCCCTGCACCGCATTCTTCGCAAGGCCACCAAGACCAAGGGTGCGTTCATCAGCGAAAGTGCCTTGGAGAAGCAATTATATTTGACACTTAAGCACAACGAGAAAAGCTGGAAGAGAAAGGTCCGCAGCTGGCCGCAGATCCTTCAGTCGTTGAGCAACATGTACCCCGAAAGATTGGCCCATGTGCTGGTCTGAGGATCCGGCACGGAGACATTCTCCTTTGGCTTGGGGCCAGGAGAATGTCACCGTGCCTCAGTGCAGATTGACACACATTTCGGAATACTCCCGTTCCGGTAGCTGGTTGACTTTGACCGTTCCCATAGGCTTCCATACCTCTACCCTTCCTTGGCGTGTCCCCACGGCACCGCGTCTTATCTTCGCCGCCCATCTTCCCCCGAACATGTCCTTACGCCCCTTTCTCCTTGCCGGTATCGCGGTCGTTGTGCTGTCCTCCTGCAACCAGGACCTCGACATCACCGCACCTTACAAGGAGAACACCATCGTCTATGCCTTGTTGGACAAGGACAGCGCCATCCAGTACGTGAAGATCAACAAGGCATTCCTAGGGCCGGACAATGCGTTCATCTATGCCCAAGTGCCCGATTCCACGGAATACCAGGACGGCCAGCTTCAGGCGGAGATCCAGGAGGTGATGAACGGCACCGTGGTGAACACCTATGCGCTGCGTGACACGTTGCTGCCGCACGACCCCGGAACGTTTGCAGGCCCCATGCACAAGCTGTACTATTTCAATGCGGTGCTGGACGCCTCGGCCACCTATCGCCTTGAGGCCACGGCCAAGGGAAACCACGTCTCCGCCGAAACACCCATCGTTGGGGAGATCCAACCTTCGGGGACCATCATCAGCCCGGCACAGCCCTTAAACTTCCGCTCCGTGTTCAACACCTACGCCAACCAGACCATCAAATGGACCTCCTCGGTGAACGGCAAGCGCTACGAGATCTCCTACCGTTTCAATTGGGATGACGTTGTGGGCACGGATACGATCCCGCGCAGCTTCACCCGGTCCATCGGCACCTATGTGGCCAACGGCACCGGAGGCGGGGAGAACATGGAGGCCCCGTTCCAAGGAGAGTCCTTTTTCGAAACGGTGGGCCAGCTGACAGGCGATAACCCCGCTGCCACCAGCAGGATCTACAGGGGTGTGGACATCATCTGGGCCGTCGCCGGGCCTGACCTTCACCTCTACTTGCAACTGAACAGCCCCATCTCCGGCCTGGTGGAAGATCGCCCGTCCTACACCAATGTGGCCAATGGCTTCGGCCTCTTCACCACGCGGCGTTTCCGGGAGATACACAAAGCCTACCTCGGCTCCACCACCGTCCCCGAGCTGCTGGAGGGTCAATACACCGTAGGGCTGGGCTTCGTGTACGTGTACTGAGCCGTTGGCATCGCCAACAAATACGACATTCTGTCCTTTTGGCAGTGGCAAATCCGCCATGGAGCGACAGGAACTGCCGATCCGTGCGCCGATCCTTCCACTGGCATGATCGTTGAGCGCGGCGACGGCGAAACTGAAAAATACACGGGGCCGGACCAGAAGCCCCAAACGATAAACCAACAATGAGCAAGATCATCGGTATCGACCTGGGCACCACGAACAGTTGTGTTGCCGTGATGGAAGGCAGTGAACCTGTCGTCATCTCCAACAGCGAAGGCAAGCGCACCACCCCCAGCATTGTCGCCTTCGTTGAGAACGGCGAGCGGAAGGTGGGCGACCCGGCCAAGCGCCAGTCGATCACCAACCCGAAGAACACCATCTACTCCATCAAGCGCTTCATGGGCAACACCTATGAAGAGGATGCCAAGGAGATCGCCCGCGTGCCCTACGAAGTGGTGCGCGGCGACGGCGGCATGCCACGCGTGAAAGTGGGCGATCGCCAATACACCCCGCAGGAGATCAGCGCGATGGTGCTGCAGAAGATGAAGAAAACCGCCGAGGATTACCTCGGCACCACGGTAACCGAGGCGGTGATCACCGTGCCCGCCTACTTCAACGACGCACAGCGCCAAGCCACCAAGGAGGCCGGCGAGATCGCCGGCTTGAAAGTGCGCCGCATCATCAACGAGCCTACTGCTGCCGCATTGGCCTACGGTCTCGATAAGAAGCACAAAGACCAGAAGATCGTCGTGTTCGACTGCGGCGGCGGCACCCACGACGTGAGCGTACTGGAACTGGGTGACGGCGTGTTCGAGGTGAAGAGTACCGACGGCGATACGCACCTCGGC
Coding sequences:
- a CDS encoding transposase — its product is MDGLNGFSEAIQGVFTRAVVRCIVHMVRTSLKFVSGRTTRQFAKDCVRLPAG
- a CDS encoding transposase — protein: MDQEKKRSNRRNGYTDKTVRTALGPVSVRPPRDRNGSFEPTIIKKWDRSLAPELENQILHLYGKGTSYEDIGDHLKKMYGVSYSPSFISSITDRVFEETETWRNRPLEEVYVVIYLDAVHYKVRENRKVLTKAVYSVYGVRMDGERDVLGLFIGDAEGARHWARVLENIKDRGVKDCCSSAWTA
- a CDS encoding transposase, whose translation is MRASPFFDHPDAIRRVIYTTNPVEALHRILRKATKTKGAFISESALEKQLYLTLKHNEKSWKRKVRSWPQILQSLSNMYPERLAHVLV
- a CDS encoding IS3 family transposase, with the translated sequence MSVAQKRHAIATVQEGSIMERCRALDLARSSFYYQPKGESALNLELMRLMDEEYTKHCFHGVIGMRDFLRLEKGYWVNEKRVRRLLRLMGLEAVAPKPDLSKPANGHRVYPYLLRGVQIEAPGHVWSTDITYIAMGKGFLYLTAVMDWHSRYVLSWRSATPWTPPSVWKLCMVRCCNILHQ
- a CDS encoding ABC transporter ATP-binding protein, translated to MRPREGGANGSAGTSRPSMGWRKAFGKFIWPRRKQVLTGLLLILISRGASLVLPGATKYLIDDVVMHKDLAMLRVVIAAVVGAIVVQSITSFLLTRLLSVEAQRMISDLRAEVQRKVLSLPVDFFDSTKSGALVSRIMSDVEGVRNLVGTGLVQLVGGTVTAVASLFLLIRISPVMTLWTLIPVGLFALIARKAFGRMRPIFRTRGVINAEVTGRLTESLNGVRIIKGFNAEGHEHAVFEEGVRRLFENVRKSLTTTALITSSSTLLLGLASAGIMGIGGYFMIQDTLTLGEFLSFTLYLGFMIAPIVQMSNIGSQLTEAFAGLDRTEEIMGMAEEDDPMKRPVRLEDVQGHIRFKEVRFAYEEGKDVLHGISFDAPPGSVTALVGSSGSGKTTIAGLAASFLTPTSGMVTIDGKDLSKVSLASYRSRLGVVLQDDFLFEGTIRENILYPRPGATVEELERAVRGAYVDEFSDRFELGLETVIGERGVKLSGGQRQRVAIARAMLADPVILILDEATSNLDTESEALVQKSLRELVKDRTTFVIAHRLSTIRGATQILVVERGLIVERGDHETLLALNGRYSELHRYQARI
- a CDS encoding transposase, encoding MDTSFCLEALHGALLQYPAPMIFNTDQGSQYTSDLFTGALIQEGIKVSMDGKGRATDNAFIERLWRSVKQQCVYRHSPADGNELRSLLAEYFAYYNHQRPHQHLDGLTPAHLYFGLPDTRNRTLTPNLVEPQFTLTTA
- a CDS encoding Smr/MutS family protein, which gives rise to MAKHKLDLHDIFNKGKEIDQALDEAMEYCVDRRIPLLEIIPGKGSGQLKKKVIRYLQQPRVKKLYHRIDKDSDNFGRLFVRFKH
- a CDS encoding DUF4249 family protein — encoded protein: MSLRPFLLAGIAVVVLSSCNQDLDITAPYKENTIVYALLDKDSAIQYVKINKAFLGPDNAFIYAQVPDSTEYQDGQLQAEIQEVMNGTVVNTYALRDTLLPHDPGTFAGPMHKLYYFNAVLDASATYRLEATAKGNHVSAETPIVGEIQPSGTIISPAQPLNFRSVFNTYANQTIKWTSSVNGKRYEISYRFNWDDVVGTDTIPRSFTRSIGTYVANGTGGGENMEAPFQGESFFETVGQLTGDNPAATSRIYRGVDIIWAVAGPDLHLYLQLNSPISGLVEDRPSYTNVANGFGLFTTRRFREIHKAYLGSTTVPELLEGQYTVGLGFVYVY
- a CDS encoding flavodoxin reductase; the encoded protein is MDKFSHLSYLSSFWGVLHWEGKPRPFSFTSLTTSRTLEFIIKIYDDRQGVTHQIGLARKGDELFLGEPFGAISYQGPGYFFAGGAGVTPFIAILRDLKKKKKLGVNTLVCSNQTASDVILDDELTKMLGKKFLNIFTRQHVIGFQERRIDRDTMVALVQDFDQHFYICGPADFVKHLSEILSGLGASAESIVIEH
- a CDS encoding YdcF family protein; translated protein: MLGVVAGAMLVLAFTRLPFDAHRWLGTAGGSCTGDPAAIVLLGGSGMPSGPELMRCNAAAALARKTVSAPVVLLLPNDTALADAMVHELGLKGIPPERITLVLHGRNTREQALDLLRSGPGLVPLRIALVTAPENMYRTLLTFRKAGFSLACGSPAFDHALFDDLRYAHGKIGGRNYVPDVSGNLDLRYNFWNQLKLEITCLREYAALAYYKLNGWI
- a CDS encoding YajQ family cyclic di-GMP-binding protein → MPSFDILSKVDPQTLDNAINTVKRELETRYDLRGSNSNVEFDKKALSIKLSTEDHLKLDSILSILLERSTKQKVDVKSYDLSDQPMPSGKLLYRTVKVKQGIDRETAKKIVKFIKETGLKVQAQIMDDMVRVTGKKIDDLQGVMNSVQGEEFDVPLQFDNMKS